One region of Eupeodes corollae chromosome 1, idEupCoro1.1, whole genome shotgun sequence genomic DNA includes:
- the LOC129940993 gene encoding DNA replication licensing factor Mcm2 — MSDPLSSPPPATPSDAIERRDLRAAMTSPVGDFEPFENEDEILGDHTIRDEEEEDGEELFGDNMENDYRPMPELDRYDANLLDDEEDYDDLSQGERLSAEAEMRRRDRAQGIHRDDRDLVFDDEEDDDAGPRAKRRAGEKAAIGEVEEDTEMVESIENLEDTKGHSTKEWVSMLGPRTEIANRFQSFLRTFVDERGAYTYRDRIRRMCEQNKSSFVVSYTDLANKEHVLAYFLPEAPFQMLEIFDKVAKEMVLSIFPTYERVTTEIHVRISELPLIEELRTFRKLHLNQLVRTLGVVTSTTGVMPQLSVIKYDCVKCGYVLGPFVQSQNSEVKPGSCPECQSMGPFSINMEQTLYRNYQKITLQESPGRIPAGRIPRSKDVILLADLCDLCKPGDELEVTGIYTNNYDGSLNTDQGFPVFATVIIANHVVVKDSKQVVQSLTDEDIVTIQKLSKDPKIAERIITSIAPSIYGHDYIKRALALALFGGESKNPGDKHKVRGDINLLICGDPGTAKSQFLKYVEKIAPRAVFTTGQGASAVGLTAYVRRNPVSKEWTLEAGALVLADQGVCLIDEFDKMNDQDRTSIHEAMEQQSISISKAGIVTSLQARCTVIAAANPIGGRYDPSLTFSENVNLSEPILSRFDVLCVVKDEFDPMKDEHLAKFVVNSHIRHHPSSEEIHDETRPSGIDEIPQDVLRQYIVYSKENVRPKLTNIDEDKIAKMYSQLRQESFATGSLPITVRHIESVIRMSEAHARMHLRENVQECDVNMAIRMMLESFIEAQKFSVMKKMQNTFQKFLSFQKDCSELLFFILRQLTLDQLAYIRCKEGPNATHVEIMERDFVDRARQLNVENIKDFYQSNIFKNNGFSYDPKRKIILQIVQGAVVD, encoded by the exons ATGTCG GATCCATTGAGTTCTCCACCACCAGCTACTCCTAGCGATGCCATTGAGCGTCGTGATTTGCGAGCAGCTATGACCTCTCCCGTTGGTGATTTTGAACCATTCGAAAATGAGGATGAAATCCTGGGTGATCACACAATTCGGGACGAAGAGGAAGAAGATGGAGAGGAGCTTTTCGGTGACAATATGGAAAATGACTATCGTCCAATGCCCGAGTTGGATCGCTATGATGCAAATTTACTTGACGATGAAGAAGATTACGACGATTTGTCTCAGGGCGAACGTTTGTCGGCCGAAGCGGAAATGCGCCGACGTGACAGAGCACAAGGAATTCATCGTGATGATCGTGACTTAGTCTTCGACGACGAGGAAGATGATGATGCAGGTCCGCGAGCCAAACGTCGTGCTGGTGAAAAAGCAGCCATTGGTGAGGTTGAAGAAGATACCGAGATGGTAGAGTCGATAGAAAATCTTGAAGATACGAAGGGGCATTCAACTAAGGAGTGGGTTTCTATGTTGGGACCAAGAACAGAAATTGCCAATCGCTTTCAGAGTTTCTTGCGTACTTTTGTCGATGAACGAGGAGCTTACACCTATCGCGATCGTATTCGCCGAATGTGCGAACAAAATAAGTCTTCCTTTGTAGTTTCGTACACTGATCTGGCCAATAAGGAGCATGTACTGGCTTATTTTTTGCCCGAAGCCCCATTCCAGATGTTGGAAATTTTCGATAAAGTGGCAAAGGAGATGGTACTTAGCATTTTCCCAACCTACGAGCGTGTAACTACAGAGATTCACGTAAGAATCTCGGAATTGCCGTTAATTGAGGAGCTTCGTACGTTCAGGAAACTTCATCTCAACCAATTGGTGCGAACTCTGGGTGTTGTAACATCAACTACTGGAGTAATGCCACAGTTGTCGGTCATTAAGTATGATTGTGTCAAGTGTGGCTATGTCCTGGGACCGTTTGTGCAGTCGCAAAATTCAGAGGTAAAGCCAGGTTCCTGTCCGGAATGTCAGAGTATGGGTCCCTTTTCCATCAACATGGAGCAGACACTCTATCGCAATTACCAAAAAATCACGTTGCAAGAGTCACCTGGCCGGATTCCAGCTGGTCGTATTCCAAGAAGTAAGGATGTGATCCTCTTGGCTGATCTTTGCGACCTTTGCAAACCCGGCGACGAGCTAGAAGTCACCGGTATATACACCAACAATTATGACGGTTCACTCAACACCGATCAAGGATTTCCAGTATTCGCTACTGTAATTATTGCCAACCATGTGGTGGTGAAGGATAGTAAACAGGTTGTGCAGTCGTTGACTGACGAAGACATTGTCACCATCCAGAAATTAAGCAAGGATCCGAAGATCGCTGAACGCATCATAACCAGTATCGCTCCATCTATCTATGGACACGACTATATCAAGAGAGCCCTTGCATTGGCTTTGTTTGGAGGAGAGTCGAAGAATCCTGGAGATAAGCACAAGGTCCGTGGAGACattaatttacttatttgtGGAGATCCAGGAACGGCCAAGTcgcagtttttaaaatatgtggaGAAAATTGCTCCCAGAGCTGTCTTCACCACTGGTCAAGGTGCCAGTGCTGTGGGATTGACAGCCTACGTTCGAAGGAATCCGGTGTCAAAAGAATGGACTCTTGAAGCTGGAGCATTAGTGCTAGCTGATCAGGGTGTTTGTCTCATTGATGAATTCGACAAAATGAACGATCAGGATCGGACTTCGATTCATGAAGCTATGGAACAGCAATCGATCTCAATCTCCAAGGCTGGCATAGTTACTTCTCTTCAAGCTCGCTGTACAGTTATTGCTGCGGCAAATCCGATTGGTGGGCGTTATGATCCCAGCTTGACGTTCTCCGAGAATGTGAATCTTTCGGAGCCGATTCTATCACGTTTCGATGTCCTTTGTGTCGTCAAAGATGAATTCGATCCAATGAAAGACGAGCATTTGGCTAAGTTTGTCGTCAACTCCCATATAAGGCATCATCCATCGAGTGAAGAGATTCACGATGAGACTCGGCCCAGTGGCATAGATGAGATTCCACAGGATGTTCTGCGTCAGTATATCGTATATTCCAAGGAGAATGTACGCCCTAAGCTCACT AACATCGATGAAGATAAAATCGCTAAAATGTATTCGCAATTACGTCAAGAATCTTTTGCCACAGGCTCTCTACCAATCACAGTACGACACATCGAAAGTGTTATACGAATGTCTGAGGCGCATGCTCGAATGCATCTGCGTGAGAATGTTCAAGAGTGCGATGTGAATATGGCAATTCGAATGATGCTTGAGAGTTTCATCGAGGCACAGAAGTTCAGTGTCATGAAGAAAATGCAGAACACATTCCAAAAGTTCTTGTCATTCCAAAAAGATTGTTCCGAACTTTTGTTCTTTATTCTACGTCAATTGACATTGGATCAATTGGCTTATATACGTTGCAAGGAAGGACCCAATGCCACTCATGTCGAAATAATGGAACGTGATTTTGTAGATCGTGCCAGGcaattaaatgttgaaaacatcaaGGATTTCTATCAatcgaatattttcaaaaacaacggATTCTCATATGATCCTaagagaaaaatcattttacaaATTGTACAAGGAGCTGTTGTTGATTAA
- the LOC129946445 gene encoding uncharacterized protein LOC129946445 translates to MRILKSSGSSLGDGSNPILSKRQEWAKSILDKTSHHDSTSKRQRSLEEPTPVPKKPKVQNTSTPNMARVPLTKPFSDVLKEPKKIIVAVIDRSNIDGTITSDRWQMVKLGLSAGFLKVMREHPGPPPVTSDWGWHQGHVKLIACNDQRSRDLYTLAVGMLGEVWPGAKLEVVAKEDIPCRPRARAWIPIEPSCPDDISAMIRISNPNLPCHDWKIAKLEEPKGLYRSAIIVINKDSVASLARDKGVIRYGFESVTLRVYKKDEADASCEPPQPPSKAVSQDVLLHFHSH, encoded by the exons ATGAGGATTCTAAAATCCTCTGGTTCATCACTGGGGGATGGAAGTAATCCCATCCTTAGCAAGAGGCAGGAGTGGGCTAAATCCATTCTGGATAAAACCAGTCACCATGACTCCACGTCAAAACGACAAAGATCTTTGGAGGAGCCCACTCCCGTCCCTAAAAAGCCCAAAGTGCAAAACACCAGCACTCCTAACATGGCCAGAGTACCACTCACTAAACCTTTCAGTGATGTACTCAAAGAGCCTAAAAAGATCATAGTAGCGGTCATTGATAGGAGCAATATTGATGGCACGATTACTTCTGACCGTTGGCAGATGGTGAAACTGGGGCTCTCGGCTGGCTTTCTCAAAGTCATGAGAGAGCATCCGGGTCCACCACCAGTAACAAGCGattggggttggcatcaaggtcatgtcaaactcatcgctTGTAACGATCAGAGGTCGCGCGATCTATATACGCTTGCTGTCGGCATGCTGGGCGAAGTCTGGCCAGGCGCAAAACTCGAGGTCGttgcaaaggaagatattcctTGCAGGCCGAGAGCTCGCGCATGGATCCCGATAGAACCCTCTTGTCCAGATGACATTAGCGCAATGATCAGGATCAGCAACCCAAACCTCCCTTGTCACGACTGGAAGATCGCGAAACTGGAGGAGCCAAAGGGTCTTTATAGAAGTGCGATTATCGTAATCAATAAAGACTCTGTGGCTTCTCTGGCGCGAGATAAGGGCGTGATAAGATACGGTTTCGAGTCAGTCACGCTCCgcgtatataaaaaagatgaggcagACGCTTCATGCGAGCCTCCACAACCTCCTTCGAAGGCTGTGTCGCAAGACGTA cttttaCATTTCCACAGTCACTAG
- the LOC129939672 gene encoding zinc finger protein 670-like, which yields MAKEVSKTCRTCLGCNLELLSIYNGHDKTVVKMLEYILDTQLEVSDELPQKVCHECFNDIGRCYSFKTKCIKSFKILRNQLDKRKTFAQVMQIKVEPEVVNSNELIDSLNASQKTLDSSYHGLSTMEMGSIKIEANVCQEDEIRTQQLHSYEKETPSTPTIAPSSNNHVDDSHCENFQEQDNSTNVHTVQYLIRELQEERDSTDQVFEVEVNIRHCPYCAAGFGRKSDFSKHLKKCKRRNGIEEEEDTNQKDNVKRHICPICKKAFPRPCRLKNHLEKQHAGKLKQEAKSSRKYKCPHCDLGFNLEYYFKDHLRSHTNERQSNHTLHGEENSQKRKKHKCKECLKEFEMFSQLNIHILLDHKAKNHYFCKLCQRQFKREHDFKSHSILVHNDDKPFKCKFCATGFNGKNNLVSHEQTCIL from the exons atggCCAAAGAAGTCAGTAAAACTTGTCGCACCTGCCTTGGCTGCAATTTAGAACTACTATCAATCTACAATGGCCACGACAAAACAGTTGTTAAAATGCTGGAATATATTCTTGACACTCAG CTCGAGGTATCTGATGAACTGCCGCAAAAAGTTTGCCACGAGTGTTTTAACGATATTGGTCGCTGCTACTCgttcaaaacaaaatgcatcaaatcttttaaaattctgagGAATCAActtgataaaagaaaaacttttgctCAAGTTATGCAAATTAAAGTAGAGCCCGAAGTTGTTAATTCGAACGAATTGATCGATTCACTAAATGCATCACAAAAGACTCTAGACTCATCCTATCACGGGTTGTCAACAATGGAAATGGGCTCTATTAAAATCGAGGCCAATGTATGCCAAGAAGATGAGATACGAACGCAACAATTGCATTCGTATGAAAAAGAAACCCCCTCCACCCCAACAATAGCACCAAGCAGCAACAACCACGTTGATGATAGTCATtgtgaaaattttcaagaacaagATAATTCAACTAATGTTCACACAGTTCAGTATCTTATAAGAGAACTGCAAGAAGAACGAGACTCAACTgatcaagtttttgaagttgaagttAACATTCGCCATTGTCCATATTGTGCCGCTGGATTTGGAAGAAAATCGGACTTCagtaaacacttaaaaaaatgcaaaagaagAAATggaatagaagaagaagaagacaccAACCAAAAAGACAATGTTAAAAGACACATATGTCCCATTTGCAAAAAAG CTTTTCCTAGGCCATGTCGTCTCAAAAACCATCTGGAAAAACAGCACGCAGGCAAACTAAAGCAAGAAGCTAAATCCTCTAGAAAATATAAGTGTCCTCATTGCGATTTGG GTTTCAATTTAGAATATTATTTCAAAGATCACTTAAGATCTCACACAAATGAAAGACAGTCAAATCACACGCTACACGGTGAAGAAAACtcacaaaagagaaaaaaacacaagtGTAAAGAATGtcttaaagaatttgaaatgTTCTCACAACTTaacattcatattttattaGATCATAAAgctaaaaaccattatttttgtaagttgtGTCAAAGGCAATTTAAGCGTGAACACGATTTTAAATCACACAGTATTCTTGTACATAATGATGATAAACcctttaaatgtaaattttgtgcaacTGGTTTCAATGGAAAAAATAACCTTGTTTCTCATGAACAAACATGTATTTTGTAG
- the LOC129946463 gene encoding putative nuclease HARBI1, whose amino-acid sequence MLIWRPIFSVNGRYGGASHDSHAWALSAERAYLKRCFENGVKSSWILGDSGYPLEPWIMTPYGTATEGSMESKFNEKFSVSRSIIERVFGVLKARFRCLFAARELHYPPDKVTQIMNMCCALHNLCLKFRVEQPNSTKALLEEYENHFSLEEQPLETNEHSNLAKRIRNKIRDDLTNSAIELQSCDFANSSIFIVESSYIV is encoded by the exons atgttgaTTTGGCGACCAATATTTTCGGTAAACGGACGATATGGAGGAGCATCCCATGATTCCCATGCCTGGGCTCTTAGTGCGGAAAGAGCTTACCTCAAACGTTGCTTTGAAAATGGAGTTAAGTCGTCCTGGATCTTAG gaGACTCAGGATATCCGTTAGAGCCTTGGATTATGACACCATACGGAACGGCAACTGAAGGATCTATGGAATCAAAATTCAACGAAAAATTCTCAGTTTCAAGATCAATAATTGAGCGCGTTTTCGGTGTCCTAAAGGCAAGATTCCGATGTCTTTTTGCGGCCAGAGAACTTCATTATCCACCCGATAAGGTTACTCAAATTATGAACATGTGTTGTGCTCTCCACAATCTCTGTTTAAAGTTCAGAGTTGAACAGCCTAATTCAACAAAAGCATTATTAGAAGAATACgagaaccatttttctttggAAGAACAGCCTTTAGAAACAAATGAACATTCTAATTTGGCtaaaagaataagaaataaaataagagatgACTTAACGAATTCAGCTATCGAGTTACAGAGTTGCGATTTTGCGAATTCGAGCattttcattgtagaatcgagttacatagtataG
- the LOC129941759 gene encoding probable ATP-dependent RNA helicase DDX55 homolog — protein sequence MSRKKWTDLEKPLSEPILEVIKDLGFDFMTPVQAATIPLLIARKDVSAEAVTGSGKTLAFLVPLLEILKRREAESPWKPNEIGALIVSPTRELAFQISEVLAKFLSHPQLSFLKQKLLVGGNNIEEDIANIQKEGPCILVCTPGRLEDLFERKGDLNLASRVKSLEFLVLDEADRLLDLGFKATINVILSYIPRQRRTGLFSATQTTEVTQLIRAGLRNPVLVSVKEKSTISTPVLLKNFYYIVEPEFKFLALLEFLKQHCHDKIMLFFPTCACVEYWLEIIPQFLKKSTVLGIHGKMKAKRNSVVEKFRLAEKAILLCTDVLARGLDVPEIDWVVQWDPPASASSFVHRVGRTARQGTEGSALVFLLPTEDAYVNFLKINQKVELSPLQIEFGTQDFDSILNRMHKLQAADKGCSDKGIRAFVSHIRAYSKHECNAILRLKDLDLGKVATSYGLLQMPRMPELKNSTADSFIAPKFTVDVNKLTYKNQQKEQIRQEKLKTYEATGEWPGKKKFHKRTESWEQSKKMKDDAKSKKEIRRAKRKLKKASGDAEPKKKKQKFSEADLEELANDIRLFKRLKKKKITEEEFNEQMGMENE from the exons ATGTCGCGTAAAAAGTGGACGGATCTTGAAAAACCCTTATCTGAGCCAATTCTTGAAGTCATAAAGGATCTTGGGTTTGATTTTATGACCCCAGTCCAA GCAGCGACAATTCCTCTGTTAATTGCACGTAAAGATGTTTCTGCAGAAGCAGTGACTGGCTCTGGTAAAACACTTGCTTTTCTTGTACCTCTCTTGGAGATTCTTAAGCGACGAGAAGCTGAAAGTCCATGGAAACCAAATGAGATCGGAGCACTCATTGTTTCTCCAACAAGGGAGTTGGCATTTCAAATATCTGAAGTCTTGGCAAAGTTTCTATCGCATCCACAATTATCTTTTCTGAAGCAAAAGTTATTAGTTGGTGGGAATAACATCGAAGAAGATATTGCTAATATACAAAAAGAGGGACCTTGCATATTAGTCTGCACTCCTGGACGCCTGGAAGACTTATTTGAACGCAAAGGTGACCTTAATCTTGCTTCAAGAGTAAAAAGTTTG GAATTCCTTGTTCTGGATGAGGCCGACCGTCTCTTGGATCTGGGATTCAAAGCAACCATTAATGTCATTCTCAGCTATATTCCTCGACAGAGGAGGACTGGTCTTTTTTCAGCTACACAAACCACAGAGGTGACACAATTAATACGCGCTGGTCTAAGAAATCCAGTGTTGGTGTCAGTTAAGGAAAAATCCACAATAAGCACTCCAGTGCTTCTTAAAAACTTCTATTACATCGTAGAACCTGAATTTAAGTTTCTAGCATTACTTGAGTTCCTAAAGCAACATTGTCATGACAAAATTATGCTGTTCTTTCCCACCTGTGCTTGTGTAGAATACTGGTTGGAAATTAttccacaatttttgaaaaagtccaCAGTTCTAGGCATTCATGGCAAAATGAAGGCAAAGCGGAATAGTGTTGTAGAGAAATTTCGGTTAGCAGAAAAGGCAATTCTACTTTGCACCGATGTTCTAGCTCGAGGATTGGATGTTCCTGAAATAGATTGGGTTGTACAATGGGATCCACCGGCTAGTGCATCGAGTTTTGTCCATAGAGTTGGGCGAACTGCTCGTCAAGGGACAGAAGGTAGTGCGTTAGTGTTCCTTCTTCCCACCGAAGATGCGTAtgttaactttttgaaaatcaacCAAAAAGTAGAATTATCGCCTCTACAGATTGAATTTGGGACCCAAGACTTCGATTCCATTCTCAATCGCATGCATAAGTTGCAAGCTGCCGACAAGGGATGTAGCGACAAGGGAATTCGAGCTTTTGTATCGCACATAAGAGCATACAGTAAACACGAGTGCAATGCAATTCTCCGACTAAAAGACCTTGACTTGGGCAAAGTGGCCACTAGCTATGGGCTCCTTCAAATGCCGCGAATGCCTGAGTTGAAAAATTCTACAGCTGATAGTTTTATTGCACCAAAATTCACTGTCGATGTGAATAAGTTGACTTACAAGAATcaacaaaaggaacaaattcGTCAGGAAAAACTGAAAACCTACGAAGCGACTGGAGAATGGCCAGGAAAGAAGAAATTTCACAAACGTACAGAATCATGGGAGCAATCAAAGAAGATGAAGGATGATGCTAAGTCTAAAAAGGAGATCAGACGTGCTAAAAGGAAATTAAAGAAAGCGTCTGGAGATGCAGagccaaagaaaaagaaacaaaaattcagcGAAGCTGATCTAGAGGAACTGGCTAATGATATACGATTGTTTAAGAGgctcaagaagaaaaaaatcactGAAGAAGAATTCAATGAACAAATGGGAATGGAAAATGAGTAG